The genomic DNA CGGGCATATCTCGGGTTACTCTCTGTCTTTGTAAAACCATGCGATGGGCAGCGAACGAAAACGGCAGGAAAGCTGCCCGGACGCAGGTCCGCTTTCCCAGTAACTCATCACGGCTCGGTCGCGAACAAATATGAGACTGGTGTAGGAGAAGGTTTTCTGCGGATCAGTTTCGAGGTCGCCAACGACCGTCCACGACTGGCCTTCATCGCGGGAAACCGCAGCAGTCAGTGGCGTTCGCTTTCCGCCGTGATCAGTGCCCTCCGAATAACAATTGTTCCAGATCATCAGCAGGTCACCAGTGGAAGGAATGCGCCGCACTGTTGCCGGAGCCTCCGGGCCTCGAACTCCCAGTGACGTCATCTCGCTCCATGTCTCGCCGCTGTCCTCGGAATAGCTTTTGCCGATGTAACCGAGCTGCGTGCGGATCAGCATTAGAATCCGCCCGTCGTTCAGTTCGATCACTTCCGGTTCCATTGCTCCACGGCGGTCGGCATCGACTTGTCCCTGACCGTTGCGCCAGGTGACACCGTTGTCGTCCGAGATGTAACAATGAGAAACGAAGTGATTGACCTTCTGCACGTCGGGCGTTGACGCTGCGGGGGCCAGTAACCGCCCCGACTTCAGGATCGTGACGCGATCGTTGTTGACAACATGATAGCCGTCGTTGCTTGTCACAAGAACCGGTTCACCGAAACTGGCAGCTTCGTCGTTCGACACACGAATGTAAAGCCGCAGATCGCTGTGACTGTTTTTCTGCAGGTAGAACATGGCGATGGAATCGTTGGGCAGACGGCGAAGTGTGACGCTCATCACATTCATGCCTCCCGTGTTTTCCTGCAGCACGGATTTTTCCGACCAGGTGTGTCCCCCATCGGAAGAGCGTCGACTGACAATGCGAGCTTTGGCGAAATCGCTGGTTGTGTCACGAAACTCGGTGACGGCAAACAGCAGTTCGCCGCTATTCAACGCGAGGATCGATCCTTCCGTATAGCGTGGGTTGCTTTCCGTAGCCCGATACAACAGTTGAGAAATATCTTCTGCGGAGTCAGCCGGTGCAGGCGAGGAAAGCACCAGCAGCGACTGTGCCGCGCGGATGGCGGCATCGGGGTGGGAATCGTCCAGCATGTGTTTCAGCGTGTCGGCGACTTCGACAGCTCGTGCATCTCCGGCAAACGTGGCGGCGTATGTGCGTACGGCTGGGTCAGAGTCTGTGAGATTTATGGCCAGTTCTTCTAGTCCGTCTGGATCGCCCAGTGCAGCCAGCGAATGTTGCATGTATGCCCGCAGCAGTTTTTCGTCGCTCCGGGGAAGTTGCTGCTTCAGTGTGGAGATGTCCGTTCGGGCTCCGATGCGGCCGAGAATCCACGCGGCAATTCTTCGGACTTCCGGATCGTCGCTGCGAACCGATTGCCGTAAGTACGCCATCGCCTGAGGATTCCCGCAGCGCCCCAGAGCACCGGAGGCCATCAGCTTGAGGCTCACGTTTCCGTCCTGCTCGAAAGCGTTCCTCATCGCTGTGCCGTCACCGATTTCCACAACTTTGTAGAGACTTTCGGCAGCGTGAACATGTCCGTACGTCTCGCTGCCAGCAAGGATGTCGAGCATGATTCGTGCGTATTGTCGATCCCCGGCACGAACCAGTTCTCGAGCAATTCCGCAGCGACGCTGGTCGTCCGTTTCCGTATTGAATTTCGGCTGAAGAAACTGGATGACTTCCTCGCCGTATCCGCCGAGCGTCAATCCTTCCGCTGCATGTATTGAGGGCCAGAAGTCATCGCTGTGCAGTCCAGCCCGAAGAACATCGACGCATCGCTTGTGTGTCTTGGAATCCAGTTCAATGGTATCTGCCCCGCTTGCAATCGCCAACCACGGGAGCAACAGGGCACCCGAAGCGAGAAGTCCGATTCGAATCATAAATCTCATCAACCTGGTCCTTTGCGAAACGATGTTCAAAACTTCTACCACGCCGTCCAGCCGCCATCGACCAGCAGATTCTGACCGGTCATATAACTGCCTGCATCACTGGCAAGAAGAAGCAGTGGTCCCTTCAGTTCTTCCGGATTGCCCATTCGCGAAACCGGGCTTTTCCGTTTCAATCGCTCGACCATCTCCGCTGGTGCTCCAGATGACGGAAACGGTCCTGGGCTCAGACAATTCACCCGGACATTGTCTTTCGCCCAGTAAACGGCCAGGTGTCTGGTCATATGAATGATTCCGCCTTTCAGCGTGTGATACTGAACGGGGCTGGCGGTGCAAATGTTTTCATAAGCATCCGGATACGATCCGACGACGCCGTACATCGATCCGATCATCACCACGCAGCCGGGCACTCCTCGTGATACGACATGATCGCGAAGGTGGCGTGCCAGCAGAAAGTAACCGGTCGCGTTTTGCAGATCCTCATTGAAGGCTTCAGCCGTCACGTCCGTCAGATCCATCGCATGGCCCTGCTGTCCGTTGTTGACCATCACGTCCACACAGCCCGCGGCATCAACCGCTGCTGCGAAACCGTTGTTGATCGAGGCTTCGTCAAGCTGATTGATTTCCACGCCAAAGTGTGTTTGATCTCCAGGAAGTGATTTCGCAACGTCTTGTGCACGCGACAACTCACGACTGGCGGCGACCACTGTTGCGCCCGCTTCCGCGAGTGCTCGGGCGAGCGCGCCGCCCAGGTAACCAGTCGCACCGGTCACGAGCGCGGTTCGTCCTGACATGTCGAAGAGTCTCTGAACGGTTGATTCAATCATATATTTACCCAACGAGCGGTTCTGACGGATTCCAGAGCGGCCAGATTGACTCGCAGCGTCTGAATCGCCTCGTTGATCGAGCAGGCTGGGTCAACGTTTCCATCCAGTTGATTCAAAAAACCTTCGGCCTGACTCATAAACAAATCGTCACGTTCGATTTGAAATGTCTCCTCAACAGTCCATTCCGAACCCGGTTCTGTGCACGACAGCCACCGACAATGATGAGCTTCGTAACGGGCCGCGCCGTTTTCGCAGATCACCGTCAACGTCGATTCGTTAGGCGGCTGGTGCTGATTCAGACTGAAGGAACCGAGGACATCGCCGTGTCGAGTCATCATGTGAACTGTGTCTTCCACGTCGACTCCATCCAGAACACAGTGTTCCGCATCCGCGCTCAGACGGGTGATCGGCCCAACAATCCATTCTGCTGCGTTGACCATATGCGTCAACGCATCCTGAATCGCTCCACCGCCGGTTTCGTGTCGGGTGTAGTAGATTTCCCGATACGCCGGTCGATAATACGGAAAGTGCTGTCCGCCGACGAACACGATCTGCACGGGGCGTCCAAAACGTCCTTCATCCACGCTTTTCTTCAACGACTGAAGAGCAGGATGCTGGCGAAGCACATAGGCAACTGACACGGGAAGCTGTGCGGACGATATGGCCGCTTGTAACTGTTCGGTTCCCTGCGGCGAAGTACTGAGCGGCTTTTCGATGAGCATGCCGCAACCGGCGGCAGCCAAGTCCAGCGCCATTGGAATGTGCATATTGGCAGGCGTGCAGATGACGGCCGCGTCAAAAGCTGCGTTCTGTAACGTTTTGTCCAGAGATGAAAAACACTGATTCAGACCATAACGCTCCGAGACATCCTTGCGGAGATCTTCGCGCATTTCGCAAAGGGAAACACGGGCGCGACCTGTTTGCTGAAAACAGCGAACATGCCGTTCTCCGATAGATCCACCGCCAATGATCAAGATTTGTTTCATTAGATGTTGCTCAAAATTTTCCGTTGTTGTTATCTCAATTTATCATGACCAACACGGTTAGTCCACGCTGCCAGTAACGGCTGCGTTACTGTTCCGACTTTTCCTTCAACATTATCCACTCAACGTTGGTCAGCCAAACGGTTTGATGACTAAACACCTGCTTCGATTCAGTCATCCGAAGCCCACAGATGACGGCGTTGTTCGATATTGATATCTTCATATGCTGTTCGGGCATCATTTGCTCTGGGAGACAAGACTCGCGAATTTCCCGGTCCGCCCATAAAAGCCATCTGTGCCTCTGTTGCCTGTCGAGATTAATGATGTCGAACGAACAGATTTCTCTATCAGCCGAGTATTGTCGACAAAGACAGGCCCGCGTTTGCAAATTAATGGAGCAGCTGCCAGTCGATCGAGCTATCTTTGTGACGCATGAGAATATCCAATACCTCACTGGATTTCGCCCTCACCGGCTGATGCAGGCTGCTGTCTGCATCGAAGCGACCGGCGAATGCGTTCTTGCAGCTCCTAACGAGGAACCGGCTGATGCCAGCGTTGACCAATGTGTGACCTTCGAAGCTCAGTGGCACTGCACCCTGCGCCAGGAGCAGCAGCAGTCTGCTTTGACAGCTCTTGTAGAAGCATGTGGTCATCTGCAAAGTTCGATCGCAGTAGAGGGCTCCGTCACTGGTCTGCATCTGTCACCGACCACGCTAAATTCGGAGCACGTTATCGATCTTGAACCGGATCTTTGGCAGCTCAGGCGGAAGAAGGATCTGGATGAATTGCAAATGATTCGCCGAGCCATTGGCTGCACGGATGCGATGTATCACCGGGCTCGCGAGATCATCGAACCTGGAATTAATGAACTGGAGGTCTACAATCAACTGCATGCGGCGGCTGTTGAAGTGGCGGGAGAACCGCTAACTGCGCTAGGCAACGACTTTCAATGTGCCTCGCCCGGCGGACCCCCGCGCAATCGCGACGCACGGGACGGCGAACTCTTCATTCTGGATCTTGGTCCTGCATACCGAGGCTACTACGCCGACAACTGCCGAACCTTCTCGGTCAACAAAAGACCCATGGATAAACAGTACGAAGCCTGGGAAGCTATCGTCGCTGTCCTGGAGATGGTCGAACGAACGGTCAAACCGGGCGTGTCATGTCGTGAGCTGTTTACGCAGGCTCAGGCGATGCTGGATGAATTCCGACCAGGTGCCTTCTTTCATCATCTTGGTCACGGTTTCGGGCTGTTTCCTCACGAGGCACCGCACCTGAATCCAAAGTGGGACGATACGTTTGCAGAAGGCGATTGCTTTACCGCAGAACCTGGTCTCTACACCGATGAATTGAAGGCCGGCATCCGACTCGAACAGAACTATCTCGTCACCAGTGATGGTGTGGAACGACTCACAAACTTCCCGCTGGAACTGTAGCAGTCTGGAAATTTCTTTGGCGAACCGTAGGTGTGACGGCCTGTATATTCAATTTTAACAACAAGCCGCTCACACCTGCGGCTCGCCTTTATCCGACTCTTGTAGATCACTTCTTTCGTTCGATTCTTCCGCCAGAACAACACCGACTGAGTCACCCGCGCGAACGCGAGGAAATGTGCGCAGCATCAGTACTATTCCCGAATGCTGGCTTCTAACCACGTGTGTCTCATCGTTGCACAGGTCGATTACACTTCCAATCGGGGCGTCGGCGTCGATTTTGTCGCCAAGACTGACGGCGGGTTCGAAGAATCCATCCACTGGCGACGGATTGCAGATCTGCAGATGCCCAGAGTCTGGCTGCGGCTCTTCGACCAACTGTGGAACGGACAGATCCACAGACGGTCTGTCGATCATCTCAAGCAAACCCAGAACGTTCAAACACCCGTTAACGTAGGCAACAACTCCCGCTGGTGAACAGCTCGCCGCTCCGCCATGTTCGCAGTAAATGGCTGGAACATTGGCATCACGTGCGACAGATAACGAACGCCCTTCCAATTCCGGTGACGTTCCCCAGATCAGGGGAAGTTGAAAGGCTCGCGCCATACGTCTTTGATGTTCCAGAACCGCCGGATCGGAATGCAGTACGTAACCGGAAAGCGGCAGGATTGAGAATTCGGTTCCGCCGGTATGCAGATCAATGTAGAAGTCCGCGTTGCGGATCAATTGACTCAGATCGTGGGCGACCTGCTTGGTGACGCTGCCGTCCGGTCGACCGGGACACGTTCTCGCCAGGTCAAGGTTGTCGGCCGCGCATCGACTTCCGAGCAGAAACGCCTCTTCGTTGACACATGGCACGAGTGTCAAAGTGCCGCGCAGCAGCGTGACCTTGTCAGATGGCGGGGCCGATGCAGGGGCGTCAGGCGTTTGTGACACGCTGTTACTGGTCGCCAGCATTCCGGCCAGCCTGCGAATAGCCGCGATCGGCTCGAATTCGTCACCATGAACACCGCCGGTAATCAACAGGTGAGGACCTGATGCGGGGCCTCTGAATTGTTGTTGTCGAAATCTGAAGGACATTAAACGGAACGCTTTAACGGAGTTATTTTGTTGGTCTTACAGTGCTCATATCGGAAAGTCCATCATCAGATTACACTGTCCTTCTGATGTAATCCGCCTTAGAAGAACATAGGAAGGCGGCTGCTTTTCCGATGTTTTCAGGCAGCCCAATGCGTTTCATCGGCAATCGGGAATCCTCTCTGCAATCGTTTCTTCTCTGAAAATGAAGTGTTCGCCGGGCGTGTCGATCTAAGCGGTTTCAATCTCATTCACGTTGATGCTTTGCGTCGCCAATTCAAACGCGATCGAACGCATCATGAAGTTCAGCCTAGCCTTCGCGACACCGTAGGCAAAGCATTGCACCATCGGGCCTTCGACCTTACTGGATCTTCATTAGCGACTTTCGTGTTCGCACAAACAGTGCGCCATCTGCAATGGCGGGTGTGCCAAGGATTGAATCTCCCATGTCGTTGACTGCCAGCACCTCCAGTTCATTAGAATCTCGCAGCACGACGATTTTTCCGTTCTCACTGGCAACGTAGATCTTGCCGTCACCGCAAATCGGCGAAGCGAAATAGTCGCCTTCATTTCCAATTCGCACCGGCCCAAAGATCTTATCTCCATTGCCAGTATCAAAGCACGTTGCAATTCCGCCACACTTAACCAGCAGCATTCGGTTATCCAAGATGATCGGTGAAACAATGTGATCGGTGTGTTTGGTCGAATGCTTCCACAACACGTGCGTGTCTGTCACATCTCCACGACCGCCACCCCTCACGGCCAGAATGAACTCGGCAGCCGGATTCTTCGCGTCATAGCTTGCTCCAGCAAAGTTCTCACTGTGCAGGAAGGCGATATCCAGTTCGCGTCCCTCAAGATCCCCGTCACCGTCCAGGTCACCGCGACCAAAGGTTTTCTCAAAGAACTTTTCTGGCACGGTCCGATTTCCCACGAACGCCTGAATTTCCTCGCGTGTCAGTTTACCGTCGTTGTTACCCGTTTCGGCTCGGTCAACTGACGCCAGCCACTGATTGGCGATGCCACCGCTCTGCAGCGAAATGTAGATTACACCATCTTTGCAGACCGGCGTGGTCTTGATGTTCCTCAGGAGCGTCTTAGCCTGCCACAGCCGTTTGCCGTTTGTCGGATCATATCCCACCAGAATCCCGGTTCCGGCGACAACAATCTCGTCGCCTTCGTCAGTCTTGCAGATGACCGGATGAGAATAATTAACGGACATGTCATTGCGGTCGTCCTTCCATTTCAACTTCCCTGTGCGTTTGTCAAATGCATAGAATGCCGGGTTGAGATCGTCATCCTGACAAAATAGCAACAGGTCGCGGTACAGTACCGGCGACATGCCTGCTCCCC from Rubinisphaera italica includes the following:
- a CDS encoding M24 family metallopeptidase — protein: MSNEQISLSAEYCRQRQARVCKLMEQLPVDRAIFVTHENIQYLTGFRPHRLMQAAVCIEATGECVLAAPNEEPADASVDQCVTFEAQWHCTLRQEQQQSALTALVEACGHLQSSIAVEGSVTGLHLSPTTLNSEHVIDLEPDLWQLRRKKDLDELQMIRRAIGCTDAMYHRAREIIEPGINELEVYNQLHAAAVEVAGEPLTALGNDFQCASPGGPPRNRDARDGELFILDLGPAYRGYYADNCRTFSVNKRPMDKQYEAWEAIVAVLEMVERTVKPGVSCRELFTQAQAMLDEFRPGAFFHHLGHGFGLFPHEAPHLNPKWDDTFAEGDCFTAEPGLYTDELKAGIRLEQNYLVTSDGVERLTNFPLEL
- a CDS encoding exo-alpha-sialidase, whose protein sequence is MRFMIRIGLLASGALLLPWLAIASGADTIELDSKTHKRCVDVLRAGLHSDDFWPSIHAAEGLTLGGYGEEVIQFLQPKFNTETDDQRRCGIARELVRAGDRQYARIMLDILAGSETYGHVHAAESLYKVVEIGDGTAMRNAFEQDGNVSLKLMASGALGRCGNPQAMAYLRQSVRSDDPEVRRIAAWILGRIGARTDISTLKQQLPRSDEKLLRAYMQHSLAALGDPDGLEELAINLTDSDPAVRTYAATFAGDARAVEVADTLKHMLDDSHPDAAIRAAQSLLVLSSPAPADSAEDISQLLYRATESNPRYTEGSILALNSGELLFAVTEFRDTTSDFAKARIVSRRSSDGGHTWSEKSVLQENTGGMNVMSVTLRRLPNDSIAMFYLQKNSHSDLRLYIRVSNDEAASFGEPVLVTSNDGYHVVNNDRVTILKSGRLLAPAASTPDVQKVNHFVSHCYISDDNGVTWRNGQGQVDADRRGAMEPEVIELNDGRILMLIRTQLGYIGKSYSEDSGETWSEMTSLGVRGPEAPATVRRIPSTGDLLMIWNNCYSEGTDHGGKRTPLTAAVSRDEGQSWTVVGDLETDPQKTFSYTSLIFVRDRAVMSYWESGPASGQLSCRFRSLPIAWFYKDRE
- a CDS encoding outer membrane protein assembly factor BamB family protein, with amino-acid sequence MIRIIVFCIGVTAVASAFAEDWPQFRGPNCTGISTAAAPLPVDFSETEGVTWTAKLGDGIGCPVVAAGRVFTSAMVDDETVGLFAFDAATGDELWHRTWPVGDIGDTHKTNSHASTTPVADAERVYFYFGTLGMITVDAMTGKDVWRKELPVPYFVFKWGAGMSPVLYRDLLLFCQDDDLNPAFYAFDKRTGKLKWKDDRNDMSVNYSHPVICKTDEGDEIVVAGTGILVGYDPTNGKRLWQAKTLLRNIKTTPVCKDGVIYISLQSGGIANQWLASVDRAETGNNDGKLTREEIQAFVGNRTVPEKFFEKTFGRGDLDGDGDLEGRELDIAFLHSENFAGASYDAKNPAAEFILAVRGGGRGDVTDTHVLWKHSTKHTDHIVSPIILDNRMLLVKCGGIATCFDTGNGDKIFGPVRIGNEGDYFASPICGDGKIYVASENGKIVVLRDSNELEVLAVNDMGDSILGTPAIADGALFVRTRKSLMKIQ
- a CDS encoding Gfo/Idh/MocA family protein; this encodes MKQILIIGGGSIGERHVRCFQQTGRARVSLCEMREDLRKDVSERYGLNQCFSSLDKTLQNAAFDAAVICTPANMHIPMALDLAAAGCGMLIEKPLSTSPQGTEQLQAAISSAQLPVSVAYVLRQHPALQSLKKSVDEGRFGRPVQIVFVGGQHFPYYRPAYREIYYTRHETGGGAIQDALTHMVNAAEWIVGPITRLSADAEHCVLDGVDVEDTVHMMTRHGDVLGSFSLNQHQPPNESTLTVICENGAARYEAHHCRWLSCTEPGSEWTVEETFQIERDDLFMSQAEGFLNQLDGNVDPACSINEAIQTLRVNLAALESVRTARWVNI
- a CDS encoding succinylglutamate desuccinylase/aspartoacylase family protein codes for the protein MSFRFRQQQFRGPASGPHLLITGGVHGDEFEPIAAIRRLAGMLATSNSVSQTPDAPASAPPSDKVTLLRGTLTLVPCVNEEAFLLGSRCAADNLDLARTCPGRPDGSVTKQVAHDLSQLIRNADFYIDLHTGGTEFSILPLSGYVLHSDPAVLEHQRRMARAFQLPLIWGTSPELEGRSLSVARDANVPAIYCEHGGAASCSPAGVVAYVNGCLNVLGLLEMIDRPSVDLSVPQLVEEPQPDSGHLQICNPSPVDGFFEPAVSLGDKIDADAPIGSVIDLCNDETHVVRSQHSGIVLMLRTFPRVRAGDSVGVVLAEESNERSDLQESDKGEPQV
- a CDS encoding SDR family oxidoreductase — its product is MSGRTALVTGATGYLGGALARALAEAGATVVAASRELSRAQDVAKSLPGDQTHFGVEINQLDEASINNGFAAAVDAAGCVDVMVNNGQQGHAMDLTDVTAEAFNEDLQNATGYFLLARHLRDHVVSRGVPGCVVMIGSMYGVVGSYPDAYENICTASPVQYHTLKGGIIHMTRHLAVYWAKDNVRVNCLSPGPFPSSGAPAEMVERLKRKSPVSRMGNPEELKGPLLLLASDAGSYMTGQNLLVDGGWTAW